The following coding sequences lie in one Posidoniimonas polymericola genomic window:
- a CDS encoding sulfatase-like hydrolase/transferase gives MKLVGVASTNAARRRVAMIAAALLATSLGNQAAAQATRPNILVIMADDLGRTDIGPYGSEMNTPALDSMAAAGVRFQNFYVTPRCSNTRAQLLTGQQSHAVGLPNLAGDGTRLPKNNVFIPEVLQDSGYRTYMSGKWHLGNTTNFGSLPDGHDRDPRVRGFDHYYGFTENHSQDNFQGNYRLLSDEVPERSYTTTSGNGQPGTFYQTDAIGDYALDFLEHNRQKNAEGDNQPFFEYVAFGAPHFPLQARDEWVDPLVSRYEQGWDALRESRLQGLKDEGLIDPNIELTPRGDVAQTGHGEALHQIRAWDSLDSTRQADLTRRMAIYAAMVERVDYNVGRILDDLEANGELDNTIVMFLSDNGADAEWHEFGFNAGEVPRTGADLDSMGTTTNAVDEKIFYGSGWANAGQSPYRNYKHYTHEGGILSPAIVQWNNGLDPSLVGQVGTQVGDVRDLMPTLLAVAGAQYPSEWTDLSGQTYGTQPIFGESLAEYLATGVETGDRELGWQHEGNRAFRLGDWKLVSSNFGSTQPGGAGVDEWELYDLSTDPTESVDLADNAAYADQFSLMLAGYERWAYQNKVSSALPWSAADFNKDGVLDAADLAAFKTGWLHREALGSNSTFALGDVDLDGDTDIDDFVLVYQAFGQLGQAQAVESFANSLSIPEPGAASVAAMLLARLGFHRRQRPSTDSKK, from the coding sequence ATGAAGCTCGTCGGAGTCGCCTCCACCAACGCGGCTCGCCGCAGAGTGGCGATGATCGCCGCGGCGTTGCTAGCAACGTCGCTCGGCAATCAGGCCGCGGCGCAAGCCACGCGTCCCAACATCCTGGTCATCATGGCCGACGACCTCGGTCGGACCGACATCGGTCCCTACGGCAGCGAGATGAACACGCCGGCCCTCGACTCGATGGCCGCGGCGGGGGTGCGTTTCCAGAATTTCTACGTCACGCCCCGCTGTTCGAACACCCGCGCCCAATTGCTGACGGGGCAGCAGTCGCACGCGGTCGGCCTGCCTAACCTGGCGGGGGACGGCACGCGGCTCCCCAAGAACAACGTGTTCATCCCCGAGGTGCTGCAGGACAGCGGCTACCGCACCTACATGTCCGGCAAGTGGCACCTGGGGAACACGACCAACTTTGGCTCGCTGCCAGACGGGCACGACCGTGACCCCCGCGTCCGCGGCTTCGACCATTACTACGGCTTCACGGAGAACCATAGCCAGGACAACTTCCAGGGGAATTACCGGCTGCTCTCTGACGAGGTCCCCGAGCGGAGCTACACCACCACCTCGGGCAACGGCCAACCCGGCACGTTCTACCAGACCGACGCCATCGGCGACTATGCGCTCGACTTCCTCGAGCACAATCGGCAGAAGAACGCCGAGGGCGACAACCAGCCGTTCTTCGAGTACGTCGCCTTCGGGGCCCCGCACTTTCCGCTGCAGGCCCGCGACGAGTGGGTCGACCCGCTGGTGAGCCGCTACGAGCAGGGCTGGGACGCCCTCCGCGAGAGCCGCCTGCAGGGCCTCAAGGACGAGGGCCTGATCGATCCGAACATCGAGCTAACTCCGCGGGGCGACGTCGCCCAGACCGGCCACGGCGAGGCGCTGCACCAGATCCGCGCGTGGGACTCCCTCGACTCGACCCGGCAGGCCGATCTGACGCGTCGGATGGCGATCTACGCGGCGATGGTCGAACGCGTCGACTACAACGTCGGCCGTATCCTCGACGACCTCGAGGCCAATGGCGAGCTCGACAACACCATTGTCATGTTCCTCTCCGACAACGGCGCCGACGCCGAGTGGCACGAGTTTGGCTTCAACGCCGGCGAGGTCCCCCGCACCGGCGCCGACCTCGACAGCATGGGCACGACCACCAACGCGGTGGACGAGAAGATCTTCTACGGCTCCGGCTGGGCGAACGCGGGGCAGTCCCCCTACCGCAACTACAAGCACTACACCCACGAGGGGGGCATCCTCTCGCCGGCGATCGTGCAGTGGAACAACGGGCTCGACCCGTCGCTCGTCGGCCAGGTCGGGACCCAGGTCGGCGACGTCCGCGACCTGATGCCGACGCTGCTGGCGGTCGCCGGAGCCCAGTACCCCTCCGAGTGGACCGACCTGTCGGGCCAGACTTACGGCACCCAGCCCATCTTTGGTGAGAGCCTGGCCGAATACCTGGCGACCGGCGTCGAGACCGGCGACCGCGAGCTCGGCTGGCAGCACGAGGGCAACCGCGCCTTCCGCCTGGGCGACTGGAAGCTGGTCTCAAGTAATTTTGGCAGCACTCAACCCGGCGGCGCCGGCGTCGACGAATGGGAGCTGTACGACCTGTCGACCGACCCGACCGAGAGCGTCGACCTGGCCGACAACGCCGCGTACGCGGACCAGTTCAGCCTGATGCTGGCCGGCTACGAGCGGTGGGCATACCAGAACAAGGTGTCGTCCGCCTTGCCCTGGTCGGCCGCCGACTTCAACAAGGACGGCGTGCTCGACGCCGCGGACCTCGCCGCGTTCAAGACCGGCTGGCTGCACCGCGAGGCGCTAGGCTCGAACTCGACCTTCGCCCTGGGCGACGTCGACCTCGACGGCGACACCGACATCGACGACTTCGTGCTCGTCTACCAGGCGTTCGGCCAGTTGGGCCAGGCGCAGGCGGTCGAGTCGTTCGCCAATTCCCTGTCGATCCCGGAACCGGGCGCCGCCTCGGTGGCCGCGATGCTGCTGGCGCGGCTCGGTTTCCACCGCCGCCAACGCCCCTCGACCGACAGCAAGAAATAG
- a CDS encoding LamG domain-containing protein, whose product MNLLTKPNTMELEAMNQDPRSMSLVKLAAFGALACMAIGLSAERAGAAYTLDRWYQMGDDMLFAGTGSAESASNGAEVGSNASIAGVTYDSAATDNDSFQALTAIGADGAPTYVQYGVGGNPAAPVAGASSMNSFGIRLDGVDDYLEGVALNDPSVTAPGSNVSYSTQDRGFQLWAYPFSPGEIPQWLVDDGDEHGVSLATGGAWSAKLRDDNVDSGVMATTNGWDHLMVVHDEAGLGTGAAYVNGIATSTQGLGYDSGSVAKLLVGANSETDDADLQIPPADLTNPGFYAGIIDEIEMFVIDDGSAYGQFDYLTDNGYFTDVFLPSQSGYGFTLNASTGHNSQQWIDGDIDFDGDFDADDVQVFIDGWLSRRPDLPGAGLQVGDYQTLALGDLDLDGDTDVDDWVVLRLLNPPLGSLPSLAQLNAAPEPTACVLLAAGALACCGPRRRNH is encoded by the coding sequence ATGAATCTTCTCACCAAGCCCAACACGATGGAGTTGGAAGCCATGAATCAGGACCCTCGCTCGATGAGCCTCGTCAAGCTTGCCGCGTTCGGCGCCCTCGCCTGCATGGCGATCGGGCTGTCGGCAGAGCGGGCCGGAGCCGCCTACACGCTCGACCGTTGGTACCAGATGGGCGACGACATGCTGTTCGCCGGCACCGGCAGCGCCGAGTCGGCCTCAAACGGCGCCGAGGTCGGATCGAACGCCTCGATAGCGGGCGTGACCTACGACAGCGCCGCAACTGACAACGATAGCTTCCAAGCTCTGACGGCCATCGGAGCCGACGGCGCGCCGACCTACGTCCAGTACGGCGTCGGCGGCAACCCGGCCGCCCCGGTCGCCGGAGCCAGCTCGATGAACAGCTTCGGCATCCGCCTGGACGGTGTCGACGACTATCTCGAGGGCGTCGCCCTCAACGACCCGTCGGTCACGGCCCCCGGTTCGAACGTCAGCTACAGCACCCAGGACCGCGGCTTCCAGCTGTGGGCTTACCCGTTCAGCCCCGGGGAGATCCCCCAGTGGCTCGTCGACGACGGCGACGAGCACGGCGTGTCGCTCGCCACCGGCGGCGCTTGGTCGGCCAAGCTCCGTGACGACAACGTCGACTCCGGCGTCATGGCCACGACTAACGGGTGGGACCACTTAATGGTAGTCCACGACGAGGCCGGCCTTGGCACGGGCGCCGCCTACGTGAACGGCATCGCTACCTCGACGCAGGGGCTCGGCTACGACTCCGGCTCGGTCGCCAAGCTGCTAGTCGGCGCCAACTCCGAGACTGATGACGCGGACCTGCAGATTCCCCCCGCGGACCTGACCAACCCCGGCTTCTACGCCGGCATCATCGACGAGATCGAGATGTTCGTCATCGACGACGGTTCCGCCTACGGCCAGTTCGACTACCTGACCGACAACGGCTACTTCACGGACGTCTTCCTTCCGTCGCAGTCGGGCTACGGCTTCACCCTGAATGCATCCACGGGGCACAACAGCCAGCAGTGGATCGACGGCGACATCGACTTCGACGGCGACTTCGACGCCGACGACGTGCAGGTCTTCATCGATGGCTGGCTCTCCCGACGGCCCGACCTGCCGGGCGCCGGCCTGCAGGTCGGCGACTACCAGACGCTGGCCCTGGGCGACCTCGACCTCGACGGCGACACCGACGTCGACGACTGGGTCGTGCTGCGGCTGCTGAACCCGCCGCTCGGATCGCTGCCGTCGCTAGCGCAGCTGAACGCCGCACCGGAACCGACCGCCTGCGTGCTGCTCGCAGCGGGTGCTCTCGCCTGCTGCGGCCCGCGTCGGCGCAATCATTAA
- a CDS encoding DUF1559 family PulG-like putative transporter encodes MKRTTSPSRNRAFTLVELLVVIAIIGVLIALLLPAVQAAREAARRSSCTNKLKQQALAILNFESSHGELPAGINVFENANGQPADVPEDNTFKAVWATWCVEALPYMENQALSDAFQDGLRLDQQPNRSLLNKELPEFLCPSDGLPGGYGQQPYDFGRSSYVGSSGVASGQWPWGRVKSVMNTTTGKPQGFATNPAGKRLRGAFTTVFEPTGIKRIKLRMVSDGTSDTLAIGEYHTEEIFDPANQSNWNYASWSSWRAYMSMGAVYSPNYSSSNMLGAIGTPDFAKCKSELGLVDQPCRFAYASKHSAGVMQFAYLDGHVDSLTPDTDIYVLEAKATISGGEVDAAQAVGSGGGGPFGS; translated from the coding sequence ATGAAACGGACCACCTCACCTAGCCGCAACCGGGCGTTCACGCTTGTGGAGTTGCTCGTTGTCATTGCGATCATCGGCGTGCTTATCGCCCTCTTGCTGCCCGCCGTGCAGGCAGCCCGCGAGGCGGCCCGGCGTAGCTCGTGCACCAATAAGCTTAAGCAGCAGGCACTTGCGATCCTGAACTTCGAGTCGTCCCACGGCGAGCTGCCCGCCGGCATCAACGTGTTCGAGAACGCCAACGGCCAGCCGGCGGATGTCCCCGAGGACAACACCTTCAAGGCGGTCTGGGCGACCTGGTGCGTCGAAGCCCTGCCGTACATGGAGAACCAGGCGCTCAGCGACGCGTTCCAGGACGGACTGCGGCTCGACCAGCAGCCCAATCGCTCGCTGCTCAACAAGGAGCTGCCCGAGTTCCTCTGCCCCTCCGACGGCCTGCCGGGCGGTTACGGGCAGCAGCCGTACGACTTCGGCCGCTCGTCGTATGTCGGCAGTTCGGGCGTCGCGAGCGGGCAGTGGCCGTGGGGACGCGTGAAGAGCGTCATGAACACCACTACCGGCAAGCCGCAGGGCTTCGCGACCAACCCCGCGGGCAAGCGGCTCCGTGGCGCGTTCACCACCGTCTTCGAGCCGACTGGCATCAAGCGGATTAAGCTGCGGATGGTTTCCGACGGCACGAGCGACACCCTCGCCATCGGCGAGTACCACACCGAAGAGATCTTCGACCCTGCCAACCAATCGAACTGGAACTACGCGTCGTGGTCGAGCTGGCGGGCGTACATGTCAATGGGCGCGGTCTACAGCCCCAACTACTCGAGCAGCAACATGCTCGGCGCCATCGGCACGCCGGACTTCGCCAAGTGCAAGTCGGAGCTCGGCCTAGTCGACCAGCCGTGCCGCTTTGCCTATGCGTCCAAGCACTCGGCCGGCGTGATGCAGTTTGCCTACCTCGACGGGCACGTCGATTCGCTGACGCCCGACACCGACATCTACGTCCTCGAGGCCAAGGCGACCATCTCCGGCGGCGAGGTCGACGCGGCCCAGGCGGTCGGCTCCGGCGGCGGCGGGCCGTTCGGAAGCTAG
- a CDS encoding dockerin type I repeat-containing protein translates to MAALALIFIGGQASAVVLFSDTFDRSDNRNIDAELTGITNNTGTTLGVDGVYSQPFLDPANDPGPQDGDATNGGGAQILNSNLQLAVGAGTSNAYVNHNFTNSDILTAGAFSVSLDVLDGYGGTSAGQGAAFGIGMTQADADTAGDANGAGSGGPTFSDAFNPDSTPVGDFWVGIRGDSTIAWGDGDSIQSAPVGNKFGTVSANFGVSDFSAGSVVTYEVFFDGVNVGVGSFQWSNDNANFIGLDGRTGNALSLDNFTVETSTPPVVPSLTIDRATGNITLTNETAQPLSMIVYSITSQNGGFDRDAWATIESQGIDADDDWITLTDTTGPVLTDISEGTVGSYALGASGSANDSINFGDAWIPGPAEDVQLELRDVNGNDVPVVVQYVGDPIQAGDYNGNGTIDAGDWPTIRDNLVSDVSSLTPFEAYLSGDLTGDGVVDRADFRQFKGLWEAANPGMSFAAMVAAPEPTSIALLALGLLAAPCAARRRGAAVVALVLGLSLSATSAQAVTLFADTFDRADSRNIDAELTGVANNTGTTLGVGGVYSQPFVDPANDPGPQDGDAVNGGGTQILGGQLQLAVGAGTSNAYVNHNFVNNQILADGGFRVTLGVLGYGGGTRGQGGGFAIGMSQARADSAGDAAGGDDVMMTAAFNDLGFIGNTLPAPENVVSDFWVAIRGNNSLAWGGGNGPIYGAAEGALAAKTGVVSATFAPTGFNAGDAVAYEVFVDDVSMGYGAFQWSEDQSNYIGIDGRDGGAVIFDNFAVETVTDAAINPLRLQVDTATGSVSIAGGDVANELDYYEIRSATGGLVAGAFTGLAGAAGFPAGDGSGNGWEQGGVQTSGLLNESYLQASSTVSAGAAATSLGAVYDTTADSRDLQFFYDLPDGSTVPGFVEYLSLTSLPDFNGDGTVDAADYTVWRDNEGTIGGAAFADGDANGDGNVTAADYSIWKANYGATVLVAPSGTVSAPEPSAVLLTFGLLPLLRRRRNGLSK, encoded by the coding sequence GTGGCCGCACTGGCTCTCATATTCATCGGGGGGCAGGCCTCCGCGGTCGTGCTATTCTCCGACACCTTTGACCGGAGCGACAACCGCAACATCGACGCCGAGCTGACCGGCATCACCAACAACACCGGGACCACACTCGGCGTGGACGGCGTTTACAGCCAGCCGTTCCTCGACCCGGCCAACGACCCCGGCCCGCAGGACGGCGACGCCACCAACGGCGGCGGAGCCCAGATCCTCAACAGCAACCTGCAGCTCGCGGTCGGCGCGGGCACATCCAACGCGTACGTCAACCACAACTTCACCAACAGCGACATCCTCACCGCCGGCGCGTTCAGCGTCTCGCTCGACGTGCTCGACGGCTACGGTGGAACGTCGGCCGGCCAGGGCGCGGCCTTCGGGATTGGCATGACCCAGGCCGACGCCGACACCGCGGGCGACGCCAACGGCGCCGGCAGCGGCGGCCCTACGTTCTCCGACGCCTTCAACCCCGACAGCACGCCCGTGGGCGACTTCTGGGTCGGCATCCGCGGCGACTCGACCATCGCCTGGGGCGACGGCGACTCCATACAGTCGGCCCCGGTCGGCAATAAGTTTGGCACGGTCTCGGCCAACTTCGGCGTGTCCGACTTCAGTGCCGGATCGGTTGTGACCTACGAGGTGTTTTTCGACGGAGTCAATGTCGGCGTCGGCTCGTTCCAGTGGAGCAACGACAACGCCAACTTCATTGGCCTCGACGGCCGCACGGGGAACGCCCTCAGCCTCGACAACTTCACGGTCGAGACATCGACCCCGCCCGTGGTCCCGTCGCTAACGATCGACCGCGCCACCGGCAACATCACACTGACCAACGAAACCGCCCAGCCCCTGTCGATGATCGTCTACTCGATTACCTCGCAGAACGGCGGCTTCGACCGCGACGCTTGGGCAACGATCGAGTCTCAGGGCATCGACGCCGACGACGACTGGATCACCCTCACCGACACCACCGGCCCTGTGCTGACAGACATCTCCGAGGGCACGGTCGGCTCGTACGCGCTGGGCGCGTCCGGCTCGGCCAACGACTCCATCAACTTCGGGGATGCCTGGATCCCCGGCCCGGCAGAGGACGTCCAGCTCGAGCTGCGTGACGTCAATGGCAACGACGTACCCGTCGTGGTTCAGTACGTCGGCGACCCGATTCAGGCCGGCGATTACAACGGCAACGGCACGATCGACGCCGGCGACTGGCCCACCATCCGCGACAACCTGGTCTCGGACGTCTCGTCCCTGACGCCGTTCGAGGCCTACCTGAGCGGCGACCTGACCGGCGACGGCGTGGTCGACCGCGCGGACTTCCGGCAGTTCAAGGGGCTGTGGGAAGCGGCCAACCCGGGGATGAGTTTCGCCGCGATGGTGGCGGCCCCCGAGCCGACCTCGATCGCCCTGCTGGCCCTGGGTCTGCTGGCGGCCCCGTGTGCGGCGCGTCGCCGCGGGGCGGCGGTTGTCGCGTTGGTGCTTGGCCTCTCGCTGAGCGCCACCAGCGCCCAGGCTGTGACGCTGTTCGCCGACACGTTCGACCGCGCCGACTCCCGCAACATCGACGCCGAGCTGACCGGCGTCGCCAACAACACCGGCACGACGCTCGGCGTAGGCGGCGTCTACTCGCAGCCGTTCGTCGACCCGGCCAACGACCCCGGCCCCCAGGACGGCGACGCCGTCAACGGCGGCGGCACTCAGATCCTCGGCGGCCAGCTTCAGCTGGCGGTCGGCGCGGGAACGTCTAACGCGTATGTCAACCACAACTTCGTCAACAACCAGATCCTGGCCGACGGCGGCTTCAGGGTCACACTGGGCGTGCTCGGCTACGGCGGCGGGACCCGTGGCCAGGGCGGCGGATTCGCGATCGGAATGTCGCAGGCCCGGGCCGACTCGGCCGGCGACGCGGCCGGCGGCGACGACGTGATGATGACCGCCGCGTTTAACGACCTCGGCTTCATCGGCAATACGCTGCCGGCGCCCGAGAACGTAGTTTCCGACTTCTGGGTCGCGATCCGCGGCAACAACTCGCTCGCCTGGGGCGGCGGCAACGGCCCGATTTACGGCGCCGCCGAGGGCGCCCTGGCCGCCAAGACCGGCGTTGTGTCGGCGACGTTCGCTCCGACCGGTTTCAACGCCGGCGACGCGGTCGCCTACGAGGTCTTCGTCGACGACGTGTCGATGGGCTACGGCGCCTTCCAGTGGTCCGAGGACCAGAGCAACTACATTGGCATCGACGGCCGTGACGGCGGCGCCGTGATCTTTGACAACTTCGCGGTCGAGACCGTCACCGACGCCGCCATCAACCCGCTGCGGCTGCAGGTCGACACCGCGACCGGCAGCGTCTCGATCGCGGGCGGCGACGTCGCCAACGAGCTCGACTACTACGAGATCCGCAGCGCCACGGGCGGCCTGGTCGCTGGAGCGTTCACCGGTCTGGCCGGCGCCGCCGGCTTCCCCGCCGGCGACGGCTCGGGCAACGGCTGGGAGCAGGGCGGCGTGCAGACCAGCGGACTGCTGAATGAGAGCTACCTGCAGGCATCGTCGACCGTGTCGGCCGGCGCGGCGGCGACCTCGCTCGGCGCTGTGTACGACACCACGGCGGACAGCCGCGACCTGCAGTTCTTCTACGACCTGCCGGATGGCTCGACGGTGCCGGGATTTGTCGAGTACCTCAGCCTGACCTCACTGCCCGACTTCAACGGCGACGGCACAGTCGACGCCGCCGACTACACCGTCTGGCGTGACAATGAGGGCACGATTGGCGGCGCCGCGTTCGCCGACGGCGACGCTAATGGCGACGGGAACGTCACTGCAGCCGACTACTCGATCTGGAAGGCCAACTACGGCGCCACCGTGCTCGTTGCGCCGAGCGGAACCGTGTCGGCCCCCGAGCCCTCGGCAGTGCTGCTCACCTTCGGACTGCTGCCGCTGCTGCGACGCCGTCGCAACGGTCTGTCGAAGTAA